ATAAAACGTACAAGCGAAGTTTCTCTTGATTCTTCTACAACTTTTGAAACCTTAGAATTTTTATTTAAAGAAATTAAAGAGGATTTTATTTTTATGAATTTGCAAGTAACTTCTCCACTTAGAAGAGCAGAACATATACATACAGCATTTGATTTATTTAAAGATTGTGATCATCTTGTGTCATTTACTAAACCTAGAGTTAGTAAAAGTTTGTTTATGAATGAGCAAAAAGGATATTTAGCTCCTTCTTGTCATGGTGGAAATTATAGGAGACAAGATGAACCGTACTATATATATCCTAATGGATCTATATGGATGTCGACAAAGAATAATTATTTAAAGGATAAAACTTTTTATACAAATAAAACGAAAGTCTATAAGATGGATAAAATATATAGTTATGATATTGATGACGAATTAGATTTTGAGATTTGCGAAAATTTATATAGAAACTATATAAAATAATAAAAAGAATC
This portion of the Gemella haemolysans ATCC 10379 genome encodes:
- a CDS encoding cytidylyltransferase domain-containing protein, encoding MKKIAVVLIRKSSKGLLDKNIKLFCGKPLCFYTIDVAIDSKKFDEIWISSDSEEYLNLCEYEYGKKCKYIKRTSEVSLDSSTTFETLEFLFKEIKEDFIFMNLQVTSPLRRAEHIHTAFDLFKDCDHLVSFTKPRVSKSLFMNEQKGYLAPSCHGGNYRRQDEPYYIYPNGSIWMSTKNNYLKDKTFYTNKTKVYKMDKIYSYDIDDELDFEICENLYRNYIK